The genomic DNA CGGCACGACATCCTGGCGCGCATGGCGCTGGTGCCACGCACGCTGGAGGCGCGCGGCCTGGACGCCACGCCGCAGATCCAGGCCAAGCTGCGCCAGGTGGGCACGCCCGATGCGCTGGCCGCCGTGGAGATTCTCGACACCATCCTGCGCGAGGAGGTCGGCCACGTGGCCATCGGCAACCACTGGTACCGCTGGCTGTGCGAGCGCCGGGGCGTGGACCCTGAAACCCACTATGGCGCCCTGGTCAGGCAATACGAGGCCCCCCGCCTGAAGCCCCCGTTCAATGAAAAAGCGCGCCGCAGCGCCGGATTTACCGACGCCGAGCTGCGGTGGCTGCAACAGGTCTGATCCACCACCATGCGCCGACATGCGATGGCTCCTACAATCCGCGGCGCCTGCGGCCGCTGAAGCGGCAACACACTCACCCGAACCTCTGACCATGACTTCACTCTCCGCCCCTGGGGCCTCCCTCGCCCCGCCCCCCGGCACCCAGTCCTCGGTCGCGATGATCGCGCGGCAGGCCATCGTCAACGCGCAGCAGGTGGTGGTCGGCTACGAGCTGTTCAACCGCTCGCGCAGCGGCGCGGCGCACACGGCCGCCACCGACGTCATCCTGGTCTTCACCGCACTCTCGCACGCGGGCACCGAAGAGCTGGTGGGCAAGAAGCTCATCTTCGTCAACTGCACGCACGAGAGCCTCTCCGGCGGCCACCTCGAACTGGTGGACCCCGACAAGGTGGTGCTGGAGATTCCGCCCCTGGGCCACACCGCCGCCGAAGAGGTCGCCACGCGCATGCCCATTCTGGCCGAACTGCGCGAGCGCGGCTTCCACCTGGCGTTCAACCACACGGTGCTGCAGTCGGCCTATGCCCCCTGGCTGCCGCTGGCCGACTACATCAAGCTCGACCTGTCGGTGCTGGCGCCCGACCAGCTGGCCGTGCTCATCAGCTACGCAGGCCGCCACTGCCAGGCCGAGCTGATCGCCGAGAAGGTGGAAACCGCCCAGCAGTACGACATGGTGTCCAGCCAGGGCGTGCAGATGTTCCAGGGCTACTGGTTCGCGCGCCCAGCCCTGGTCGAGGCCAAGCTGCTCACGCCCTCGCAGGCGAGCATCATCGAGCTCATCAATCAGGTGCGCAAGCAGGCCAGCACGGACGACATCGAGGAAGTGCTCAAGAAGGACGCGGGCCTGGCCTTCAACCTGATGCGCCTGATCAACTCCGCGGGATTCGGCCTGTCGCGCGAGATCACCTCCTTCCGCCAGGCCGTGATGCTCATGGGCCTCAAGAAACTGTTCCGCTGGGCGGCGCTGCTGCTCACCGCGTCGCGCACCAGTGGCACCCCCTCCTCCGTCGGCCAGACCGCCGTGGTGCGCGGCCGCCTGATGGAGCTGCTGGCCCTGGAAACCCTGCCCCCCGAGGAAGCCGACCAGGCCTTCGTGGTGGGCATCTTCTCGCTGCTCGACGTGATGCTGTCCATGCCCATGGAATCCGCGCTGGGGCTGCTCAACGTGCCCGAGCCCGTGGCGGCGGCGCTGCTGCGGCGCGAAGGCTTCCTCGGAGACCTGCTCACGCTGGCCGAAGCCTGCGAATCCAGCGACGACGTGGTATTCGACCGCACGGCCGGCTTGCTGCACCTCACCAGCCAGCAGATCAACTTCGCGCACCTGCAGGCCCTGGCCTGGGCTGACCAGCTTGCGGACTGAGCCCCGGTTGCGCGTCCCACGCCCCCGCCGCGCGGCCTGCGGGGCCGCACGGGGCACGCTGGCCGCAGCCGCCTTGGCCGCCATCTAAATCCGCGCGGCCAGTTCGCGAAGTGGCATGCCGGTCTAGAATCAGTGCAGACCCCAGCCCTTCACCACAGCGGACCCCATGTCGAGCACACCTGAACAAGACGCCCCGCAAGCTGATTCACCCGCGGTTGAACCCGTGGATGAGAACATTGCCATCATTGCGCGACAGGCCATCGTGGACGAATCCCGCGCCGTCTATGGCTACGAGCTGTTCGACCGGTCCACGGCCTCGGACTCCCACACGGCGGCCAGCGATGCCGCGCTGCTCTTCAACGCCCTGTCGTACGCCGGCACCGAAGCCCTGGTCGGCAAGAAGACGGTGTTCATCAACTGCACCCACGACAGCCTTTCCGGCGGCCACCTGGAACTGATCCACCCCGAAAAGGTGGTGCTGGAAGTACCGCCGCTGCACGACACGGCCACCCCCGAGGAAATCGAAGGCCGGGTGCCCACCCTGGAGGCCCTGCGCACCCGCGGCTTTCGGCTGGCCTTCGACCAGCAGGCGCTGCGCCGCGCCTACACCAGCTGGCTGCCGCTGGCCGCTTTCATCAAGCTGGACATGATGGCCTTCAAGCCCGAACTGGCGGGGCCGCTGGTCAAGTTTTCCACCACCCACAGCAAGGCCACGCTGGTGGCCGAAAAAGTGGAGACCGCCGAACAGTACGAACTGATGCGGGGCCTGGGCGTCAAGCTGTTCCAGGGCTTCTGGTTCGCCCAGCCGTCGCTCGTGAAGGCCACGACGATCCGCCCTTCGCAGGCCACCATCATCCAGCTCCTCAACCTGGTGCGCAAGCAGGCCACCACCGCCGAGATCGAGGACCTGCTCAAGAAGGACCCCACTCTGTCCTTCAACCTGCTGCGCTTCATCAACTCCTCGGGCTTCGGGCTCTCGTGCGAGATCACCTCGTTCCGCCACGCGGTGATGATCCTCGGCCTCAAGAAGCTGTTCCGCTGGGCGGCCCTCCTGATGACCACCTCACGCGCGGGCGGTGTGCCGCCGGCGGTGGGCCAGACCGCCGTGGTGCGCGGCCGCCTGATGGAGCTGCTGGCCGCCGAACTGCTGCCGCCCGAGGAATGCGACAACGCCTTCGTGGTGGGCGTGTTCTCCCTGCTCGACACCATGCTGGGCGTGCCGCTCGATAAGGCGCTGGAATCCGTGGCCCTGCCCGAACCGGTGATGGACGCGCTGCTGCGCGGCAGCGGCGTGTTCGCGCCCTTCCTGGAGCTGACCAAGGCCTGCGAGAGCGGCGATGAGGTGGCCTTTGCCAAGGCGGCCGACGCGCTGCACCTGTCCAACCGCCAGGTCAACTGGGCCCACCTGCAGGCCCTGACCTGGGCCGAGAGCCTCAACGAAGACTGAGGCACGCCGTCGCGGGGCCCCTTGGCCCGGCATTCGCACACCCGGGCCCTGGTCATCCAGGGCCCGCTGCGTTGTCATGCCGGTCAATTGTTTCCCCGGATGCCCGCCATGCGGAGGGTGCGCGCGTTGCCGGCGGCATCCAGCTTGCGGCGGATGTCCCCCAGGGCCAGGATGGCGGAAGGCGCCTGCGCGGGGACATGGATGCCAACCGGCGACGGCAGATCGGGCCGTGCGGGCGCTCCCACCGCCAGCGGCTGGAGCCTGCCCGCCTTGCCTTCAGGTGCTGAAAAGACCGCGCCCTCGGGCGGCAGGAGAATCCATCAATCGAGTTCGAGCTTGCGCTCGCGGATAAGCTTGGCCCATTTCTCGTTCTCGCCCTTCACGAAGCTGAAGAACTCCACAGGGCCCAGCGAATGCACTTCGGACCCCGTGGACGCGAACTTGGCTTTCACGTCGGCCTGCGCCAGCACCTTCGCCAGTTCGGCGGCCAGCCTGTCCACGGTGTCCCTGGGCATGCCGGCCGGCCCCACCAGGCCCTGGAAGCCCACGGACTCCATCGCCGCGAAGCCCAGCTCACCGACCGTGGGCACATCGAGCAGCTGTGGATCGCGCCGGGGGCCGGTCACGGCCAGCGCCTTGAGCTTACCGCCCTTGATCTGGGGCAGCAGCACCGTACCCGCGTCGATGAGCAGTTGCGTCTGGCCGCCGATCAGATCCTGCACCGCGGGCGCACTGCCCTTGTATGGCACGTGCGTCACGTCCAGCCCGGTGGCCTGGTTCATGAGCTCGCCATTGAGGTGGGTGGACGTGCCCGCGCCGCCCGAGGCGAAGTTCACCTTGCCGGCGTTGGCCTTGGCCCAGGCCACCCATTCCTTGAGGTCCTTGGCCGGGTGGTCCAGCCGGGTCACCGCGATGTAGCTGCCCTGGCTGATCTGGCCGATGTAGCTGAACTGCTTGAGCGGGTCATAGGGCATCTTGCGCTGCAGGTAGGGCGCGATGGCGAAAGGGCCGGTATTGGCCAGCAGGATGGTGTAGCCGTCCGGCGCCGCGCGCGTGAGCTCCGTGGCGGCCAGCATGCCGCCCGCGCCCGGCTTGTAGTCCACCACGATCTGCTGCTTGAGCGCTTCCTGCAGCGGCACCTGCACGGTGCGCGCGGCAAAGTCGATGCCGCCCCCTGGCGGGTAGCCCACGATGAGCCGGATGGGCTTGGCCGCGGGCCAGGCCTGTGCCATGGACAGGGTGGCGGCGCCCAGCAGCAGCGCGCCGGCAATCATTTTTTTCATGCATGTCTCCTGGTTGGTATCGAGGGGGTCGGTCACACGGCCTGTCTGCCTGCTGCGCTAGCCGCGTGGATGGTGCTGCGCGTGCAGCGACTTGAGCCGCTCCCGCGCCACGTGGGTGTAGATGGTGGTCGTGGAAATGTCCGCATGCCCCAGCAGCAGCTGCACCACGCGCAGGTCGGCGCCATGGTTGAGCAGGTGCGTGGCGAACGCGTGCCGCAGCGTGTGCGGCGAGAGCGGCGTGGTGATGCCGGCGACGGCCGCCCACTTCTTGACGATGACCCAGAACATCACGCGGGTCATGCCGCTGCCGCGCTGGGTCACGAACAGGTCGTCGGTCTGCTGGCCCGCAAGGATCTCGCCACGCGATTCCCGCAGGTAGCGTTCCAGCCACTGCCGCGCCTCTTCGCCAAACGGCACCAGCCGCTCCTTGCTGCCCTTGCCCATCACCCGCAGCACGCCTTCGTTCAGGCCCAGCTGGAAGGTCTTGAGCGTGACCAGTTCGGTCACGCGCAGGCCGCTGGCGTACATCAGCTCCAGCATGGTGCGGTCGCGCAGTCCCAGGGGGTTGCCCAGGTCCGGCGCCGCGAGCAGTGCCTCCACCTGCGCCTGCGACAAGGTCTTGGGCACGCGCAGGGGCTGGCGCGCGGCGGTGAGCCGCACCGTGGGGTCGGCGGCGATCCGCCGCTCGCGCAGCGCCCAGTGAAAGTAGCGCCTGAGCACGGTGAGGCGCCGGTTGGCCGACGTGGCGCGGGTCTCGGCGTGGCGCGCCGCGAAGTAGCCCTGCAGGTGGTGTTCGGCCGTGCCGTCCAGCGCCAGGGCGGGTTGCTGCGCGGCCAGCCACTGCGCGTACAGCGTCAGGTCGCGGCGGTAGGCCGCCAGCGTGTTGCGCGAAAGGCCGTCCTCCAGCCACAGGGCATCCACAAAGGCATCGATCGCGTTCAGGCTGGGGGCAAGCATCCAAAAACGATAGCACGTAAAAAAGCCGCCCGGGCGCGGGCGGCTTCTGGAGTGCGCACGGAATTATTCGAGCGCCAGTTTCTGCTTGACCACCACGTCCTTGTACACGGCGAATTCCGCCTTGATCTGCTCGGCGAACTGCTCGGGCGTGTTGCCCAGCACGATGGAGCCGGTGTCTTCGATGCGCTTCTTCACGGCCGGATCTTCCAGCGCCTTGCGCACGGCGGCGTTGACCTTGTCCACCACCTCCTTGGACAGGCCCTTGGGGCCCACGATGCCGTAGTACGCCATGCGGTTCACGGGCTCCAGGCCCATTTCCTTGAACGTGGGCACGTTGGGCAGGGCGGCAACGCGCTGCGGCGCGGCGACCACGATGGGCACCAGGCGGTTTTCCTTGATGAAGGGCAGCGCCGAGGGCAGGTTGTCGAAAATCATGGGCACCTGGCCGGCCACGGTGTCATTCAGGGCGGGGCCCGCGCCACGGTAGGGGATGTGCGTCACGAAGGTGCCCGAGAGGTTCTTGTACAGCTCCATCTGCAGGTGGCCGATGCCGCCCGTGCCAGACGAGGAGTACGAATACTTGCCGGGCGACTTCTTGATCTCGGCCACGAACGCCTTGTAGTCCTTGGCGGGGAAGCTGGGGTGCACCGCAATGATGTTGGGCGTGGCCGCGATGTTGATGATGGGCGTGAAGTCCGTCAGCGGGTTGTACGGCGTCTTGGGATTGATGGCGGGATTGGCCGCCGTGGTGGACACGGTGGCCACGCCCAGCGTGTAGCCATCCGGCGCCGAACGGGCGGTTTCGGCCGCGCCCACGATGCCGCCGCCACCGGCCTTGTTTTCCACGATCACGGATTGGCCCAGGGCCTTGCCCAGCGGGTCGGCGATCACGCGCGCAATGATGTCGGTGGTACCGCCGGGCGCGAAGGGCACCTGCAGCTTGATGACCTTGTTGGGGTAGCCCTGGGCGGCAGCGGACCCTGCGGCGGCAGCCAGTACGGTCAGCGCGAGCCATTGACGACGATGCATTGAGTTCTCCTTCATGGGTGACAGACAGCCTGGATGGTATGCGCAACCGGTGTCCTGGCAGCCTGCGGATTCCACATAAGGGCTAACCCGCAGAACACGACACGGATCAAGTATTCTCCGTGCGTGAATTACGCCCAGCTCCTGCTTCCCGACTTCTCCCTCATCCTGTGCGGCTACCTCATCTGCCGCTACACCGCCCTGAACCGCTCGGTATGGCAGCCGGTGGAGAGCCTGGTGTACTACCTGCTGTTCCCCGTGCTGCTGTTCCAGTCCATCGTCAAGAGCCCCGTGGACATCGGCGCCGCATCGGGGCTGATCGCCGCCGGGCTGATCTCCGGCCTGATCGGGATCGCGCTGGCCTACAGCCTGCCGCACTGGCCCTGGCTGGGCCGGCGCATCGACGCGCGCGACCATGCCGCCAGTGCCCAGGTCGCGTTCCGCTTCAACTCGTTCATTGGCCTGGCCATTGCCGAGCGCCTGGCGGGCTCCGAGGGCCTGCTCATGATCGCCGTGCTGATCGGCGTGTGCGTGCCGCTGTTCAACGTGGCGGCCGTGTGGCCGATGGCGCGGCACGGCCAGCACAGCTTCGCGCGGGAGCTGGTGCGCAACCCGCTGATCGTCGCCACGGTATCGGGGCTGGTGGCCAACCTGCTGGGCTTCAGGATTCCCGACTGGGCCGCGCCCACGGTGGGCCGCATCAGCGCGGCATCGCTGGCGCTGGGGCTGATGGCCGCGGGCGCGGGCCTGCAGTTTGGCCTGCTCACGCGCGGCAAGGCGCTGAGCGTGGCGGTGCTGTCCATCCGGCACCTGCTGCAGCCGCTGCTCGCGTTCGGCATGGCGCGCCTCTTTGGGCTGAACCCGGTGCAGACCACCATGCTGCTCGCCTTCTCCGCGCTGCCCACCGCCTCCACCTGCTATGTGCTGGCGGCGCGCATGGGCTACAACGGACCGTACGTGGCGGGGCTGGTCACGCTGTCGACCCTGCTGGGCATGGTCAGCCTGCCGTTTGCCCTGGGATTTCTGCGATGACCGATCCACACCCTGCCCTGCGTTCCGCCGCCCTGGTCCAAGCACGCCGCCGCGCACTGATGGCGGGCCTGGCGGCCGTGGCGCTTGTGCCGCTGGCGGGCTGCGGGCGCAAGGCCCCGCGCGCGCAGGCGGTGCCCACCGGCGCCACGGTGCTGGCGCTGGGTGATTCGCTGACCTCCGGCGTGGGCGCATCGGCCGACACCGCCTACCCTGCCGTGCTGGCGCGGCTGACGGGCTGGAAAGTGGTCAACGCCGGCGTGTCGGGCGACACCTCGGCCCAGGCGCTCGAACGCCTGCCGGCGCTGCTGCAATCGCACCAGCCCGCGCTGGTGATCGTGGGCATCGGCGGCAACGACTTTCTGCGCCGCCAGAGCGCCAGCACCACCCGCGCCAACATCGTGCGCATCTGTACGGAGGCGCGCGCCAGCGGCGCCCAGGTGCTGCTGGTGGCCGTGCCCGAGCTGTCGCTCCTGGCGGCCTCCACCGGCCGGCTGGGCGATCACGCGCTGTACGAAGAAGTGGCGACCCAGCTGGAGATTCCACTGCACAGCAAAGGCTGGTCCGGCGTGCTGTCCGACGCCCGCCTGCGGTCCGACCAGATCCACGCCAATGCAGCGGGCTACGAGCGGTTTGCGCAAGGGCTGGTGGAAACGCTCAAGGACACTGGACTGCTGGCACGGTAAAGCCACACAAGGTCACGGTTCAAATACTCATTTTTTGATAGCTACCAGCGCTTATCCATCAAGCGCTAGCATCCATTTTTATTCAAGATCCAGCGCCCAGGCCACATGCTCACGCACCAGCTCGCTGGGGTCCTGGGCGCGGGACTGCAGCGCCGCGCGCACCGCTTCATCCCCGGTGGCACGCAGCGCATTGCCCAGCGCCACGGCCACGTTGCGCAGCCAGCGCTCGTGGCCAATGCGGCGGATAGGGCCGCCCTCGGTCATGCGCAGGAAGGTGGCCTCGTCCCATGCGAACAGGTGCGCCAGCTGCTGGCCCGCCAGGCCCTTGCGCTCGTCGAAGTCGGGCAGCCGGCTGGCCTGCGCGAACTTGTTCCAGGGGCAGATGAGCTGGCAGTCGTCGCAGCCGTAGATGCGGTTGCCCATGAGCGGCCGCAGTTCCAGCGGGATGGGCCCCGCGTGCTCGATGGTCAGGTACGAGATGCAGCGCCGCGCATCGAGCCGGTGCGGCGCGATGATGGCCTGCGTGGGGCAGATGTCGATGCAGGCGCTGCAGCTGCCGCAGTGCGCGGTGACCGGGGCGCTTTCAGGCAACGCCATGTCCACGTAGATCTCGCCCAGGAAGAACATCGAGCCCGCCTCGCGGTTGAGCACCAGGGTGTGCTTGCCGCGCCAGCCCTGGCCGCTGCGCGAGGCCAGCTCGGCCTCCAGCACCGGCGCGGAATCGGTGAATACGCGGTGGCCGAAGGGGCCGATGGCCTCGGCGATGCGGTCGCTGAGTTTTTGCAGGCGGGCGCGCAGCACCTTGTGGTAGTCGCGCCCCCGGGCATAGACCGAGACGATCCCTTCCTGCGGGTGGGCCAGGCGCCCCAGTTCGAAAGCCTGCCAGCCGCCGGACGTGCCCGTGCCCGTATCGCGCGGCAAATAATCCATGCGCGCCGTGATCACGCTCACGGTGCCGGGCACCAGTTCGGCCGGGCGCGCGCGCCTCATGCCGTGCGATGCCATGTAATGCATGTCACCATGGAAGCCCTGCGCCAGCCAGGCCGAAAGGCCGGGCTCTGCGGCGGACAAGTCCACCCCCGCCACGCCGATTTGGGAAAATCCCAGTTCGCGGGCCCACTCCTGCATTTGAGGAACGAGTTGACTGTTGCACCACATACCGGCCAGATTGTAGGAAGCGGCACGGCCGCCCCGGCCGAACCCGCCCCCCCCTTCACCTGGCGCAGCGAGGATGACACCGCCGCCTTCGCGCAGCGCCTGGCCGCGCAGCCGGGGCTGTCCAACGCCTTCGTCACGCTGCACGGCGACCTGGGCGCGGGCAAGACCACGCTGGTGCGCCACCTGCTGCGCGCCCTGGGCGTGCAGGGCCGGATCAAGAGCCCCACCTACGCCGTGGTGGAGCCACACGAGGCCCCGGGCCTGGCGATCTGGCACTTTGATTTCTACCGCTTCGACGATCCGCGCGAATGGGAGGACGCGGGCTTCAGGGACATTTTTGCCAACCCGGGGCTCAAGGTGGCAGAATGGCCGGAAAAGGCTGCAGCGCTTACGCCGCCTGCGGACCTTGCTATACACATTGAAGCAATTGACGACACCGAAAGGAAGATCACGGTGCACGCCCAAACCGCCAACGGCCGCCACATGCTGCAAGGGCTGCTGAACCCATGAGCCGCCCATCGGCCGCACCGACCCCGGCCTGCCCCCGCGCGCCCCGCACGGGAGGCCCGCGATGAGCCCCGGCAGCGCCAGCGGCACGCCCCCGGCCGCAGCCCGGGGCGTGGCTTCGCGCCGGGCCGTGCTGCAGGCGGGCAGCCTCGTGCTGCTGCTGGGCACGCAGCAGATCGCGCGCGGCGCCACCATCCTGGCGGTGCGCGTCTGGCCCGCGCCCGAATACTCGCGCGTGACCATCGAGTCCGACGGCGCGCTGGTGGCCAAGCAGTTCTTCGTGACCACGCCGCCGCGCCTGGCGGTGGACATCGAGGGCATCGACCTCAGCCCCGAGCTGCGCGAACTGGTCGCCAAGGTCAAGCCGGACGACCCCAACATCGCGGGCATCCGCGTGGGGCAGAACGCGCCCGGGGTGGTGCGCCTGGTGGTGGACCTCAAGCAGCCCGCCATGCCGCAGGTGTTCACGCTGCCCCCCGTGGCGGCGTACCGGCACCGCCTGGTGTTCGACCTTTACCCCGCCGCGCCGGTGGACCCGCTGGAGGCCCTCATCGCGGAGCGCCTGCGCGATGCCCCCGTGACCACGGCCGCCGCCACCCCCAAAGCGCCCACGCCGCCCGCCGAGCACGACCCGCTCGGCGACCTCATCGCGCAGCGCACCACCCGCCCCGTCCCGGCAGAGCACCCGCCCGTGGCGGCGCCCCCGGTGGCGGCCGCCCCGGCCGAAACCACGCGCCCGCCGGGCAACCGGGCCACGTCCACGCACACCGACCGCATCATCATCGTCGCGCTCGACCCCGGCCATGGCGGCGAGGACCCGGGCGCCATCGGCCCCTCGGGCACGCGCGAGAAGGACGTGGTGCTGCGCGTGGCCCACCTGCTGCGCGACCGCATCAACGCCACCACCGTGGGTGGCAATCCCATGCGCGCCTTCCTCACGCGCGACGGCGACTACTTCGTGCCCCTGGGCACGCGCGTGCAGAAGGCCCGGCGCGTGCAGGCCGACCTGTTCGTGAGCATCCACGCCGATGCCTTCACCACGCCGGCCGCGCGCGGCGCCAGCGTGTTCGCGCTGAGCCAGGGCGGCGCCTCCAGCACCGCCGCGCGCTGGCTGGCCAACAAGGAGAACCAGGCCGACCTGGTGGGGGGCATCAACGTGCAGTCCAAGGACCAGCACGTGCAGCGCGCGCTGCTCGACATGAGCACCACCGCGCAGATCAACGACAGCCTCAAGCTCGGCTCCGTGCTGCTGGGCGAGATCGGCGGCATGGCCAAGCTGCACAAGCCGCGCGTGGAGCAGGCGGGCTTCGCGGTGCTCAAGGCCCCCGACATCCCCAGCGTGCTGGTGGAAACCGCCTTCATCAGCAACCCCGACGAGGAAAAGCGCCTGCGCAGCAGCGCCTACCAGGAGCAGCTGGCCGACGCGCTGATGCGCGGCATCACGCGCTACTTCGCCAAGAATCCGCCACTGGCGCGCAGCCGTTCCGTCTAGCCTTGCGCGGACCGCCAAGTGCAGGCAAAGTAGCCTTCATCACCCACGCCCCGGCGTGCAGGCATGTGCTTCCTGCACACCGGCACGCACCGGGGAGGACGGAAGGAGAAACGCCATGGCACTGCCCCACGCCCAATCCGGCCAGATCGTCAGCGTGCGCCCCCTGGGCGACCGCCTGCCCGAGGCCATCACCACCGCCATCCTGAAGGCCGGCCAGCTCGAAGTCATGCGCGTCGTGCTCCCCGTGGGCAAATCCATGAAGGAACACCAGACCCCCGGCGAGGCCACGGTGCAGTGCATCGAGGGCGTGGTCGAGTTTGTCAGCGAGGACGGCATCCAGCAGCTGCATCCCGGCGACTTCGTGCACTTGGCGCCGCGCGCGCTGCATTCGCTCAAGGCGGTGGAGCACGCGTCCCTGCTGGTCACCCTGTGCCTGCTGGCGGGTGCGCGCTGAGTTTTTTTCAGCTCCCTGTTTTGGCGTAGCCACTATTCATCGGGCCGTGCGCCACCGGCGACGAATGCAGCTGGCGCAGCCAGCGCGAGTGCGCCCCGCGCAAGGGCCGCCAGGCCGCGCATGCGGCGCTTCGCTTGCATGCGCTGGCAGCATCCCCCTCCCGGCTCGCACGGCGAGGCGAGGCGAGGAGGGGCTGAGGGC from Acidovorax sp. A79 includes the following:
- a CDS encoding cupin domain-containing protein — encoded protein: MALPHAQSGQIVSVRPLGDRLPEAITTAILKAGQLEVMRVVLPVGKSMKEHQTPGEATVQCIEGVVEFVSEDGIQQLHPGDFVHLAPRALHSLKAVEHASLLVTLCLLAGAR